One Manduca sexta isolate Smith_Timp_Sample1 chromosome 26, JHU_Msex_v1.0, whole genome shotgun sequence genomic region harbors:
- the LOC115453783 gene encoding uncharacterized protein LOC115453783 yields MGKRKRKDSPEYIKKKIRKLEKRLRRYDSSDSSDKTNSTHSTRSVPDLGNVAQPRSPYNGETGPIFNVSDSTTSSPRAIRSTVNLVEYDNAAPSTMGEDVAPSTSAADPTSDPQITTIITTDILDILGESKKKPEVFGPGIQEEISKRWGRILCEGLDKDQKKGLMEKILVPENFQLVKAPKLNLEIAVVLIESTKNRDKRLEKAQNHLGLGIASLTNLIAFLIEKDMDKLEIIKGLSEANQILLDLHFENTLNRRKLITYSLDKKFLDIVQDVQRDSMLFGENLTEKIKASKSAEKSGLQIKKTNEASTSSNIKYQEGNRKALPRQTQRGVKRGGARNRPILF; encoded by the exons ATGGGGAAACGAAAACGTAAGGATTCACCGGAATATATTAAGAAGAAGATTCGGAAACTAGAAAAACGGCTACGACGTTATGATAGTTCAGATAGCAGTGACAAAACAA ATAGTACTCATAGCACGAGATCCGTACCCGATCTGGGAAATGTAGCACAACCTAGATCTCCATACAATGGCGAAACAGGTCCAATATTCAATGTATCCGATTCAACTACATCTAGCCCTCGAGCTATTAGATCCACTGTAAATTTGGTGGAATATGATAATGCAGCACCTTCTACGATGGGAGAAGACGTGGCGCCATCCACATCTGCTGCTGACCCAACATCGGATCCACAAATTACAACTATTATAACAACAGATATACTTGATATACTAGGAGAATCTAAGAAAAAACCAGAAGTGTTTGGACCTGGGATTCAGGAAGAGATCTCTAAACGTTGGGGTCGTATATTGTGTGAGGGCCTGGATAAAGATCAGAAGAAAGGGCTTATGGAAAAAATCCTTGTACCGGAAAATTTTCAGTTAGTTAAAGCACCTAAGCTAAATCTTGAAATAGCAGTCGTGCTAATTGAGTCTacaaaaaaccgtgataaacgGCTCGAAAAAGCTCAAAACCATTTAGGTCTAGGAATTGCCTCCTTGACTAACTTAATAGCCTTCTTAATCGAGAAAGATATGGATAAACTTGAGATTATTAAGGGTTTATCCGAAGCAAATCAAATCCTTCTGGATCTGCACTTTGAAAATACGCTAAATCGACGTAAACTAATCACTTACTCACTAGATAAAAAATTTCTTGATATTGTACAGGATGTACAAAGAGATTCCATGCTATTCGGAGAAAATCTTACCGAAAAGATAAAAGCTTCTAAATCAGCTGAGAAGTCAGGTCTTCAAATCAAGAAAACTAACGAAGCTTCGACTTCTAGTAACATTAAATATCAAGAGGGAAACCGAAAAGCCCTACCGCGTCAGACTCAACGCGGAGTCAAACGGGGTGGAGCCAGAAATCgaccaatattattttag
- the LOC115453784 gene encoding uracil phosphoribosyltransferase homolog, whose translation MDIIDNDIRQWDANDVKEQFGDSLTLLPSNDNIKELQSILRDKNTSRSDFKFYADRLIRLVIEESLNKLPYTECQVVTPTGALYKGLKYGAGNCGVSIVRSGEAMEQGLRDCCRSIRIGKILVESDTDTHEAHVVYAKFPEDISRRQVLLMYPIMSTGNTVKQAVNVLKQHGVKEERIILSNLFCTPAAVQAVVDYVPKMKILTSELHPVAPNHFGQKYFGTD comes from the exons ATGGatattattgataatgataTTAGGCAATGGGACGCTAATGACGTGAAGGAACAGTTTGGCGACAGTCTGACGCTTTTGCCTTCTAACGATAACATAAAAGAACTGCAAAGCATTCTACGAGACAA aaaCACATCACGCAGCGACTTCAAGTTCTATGCAGATAGGTTAATCCGTCTAGTCATTGAGGAGAGTCTTAACAAACTGCCATACACTGAGTGTCAGGTAGTGACTCCTACTGGAGCGTTGTACAAGGGACTTAAGTATGGTGCTGGGAATTGTGGAGTGTCCATTGTTAGGTCCGGAGAGGCTATGGAACAG GGCCTCCGAGATTGCTGTCGGTCTATACGCATTGGTAAGATCCTAGTTGAAAGTGACACGGACACCCATGAGGCTCATGTGGTGTATGCAAAGTTTCCAGAGGACATATCCCGCAGGCAGGTCCTGCTCATGTACCCTATCATGTCTACTGGCAACACTGTTAAACAG GCTGTAAACGTTTTAAAGCAGCATGGAGTGAAAGAGGAGCGTATAATCCTATCAAACTTGTTCTGCACGCCAGCAGCTGTACAAGCTGTAGTAGACTATGTTCCCAAGATGAAAATCCTAACCTCAGAACTGCACCCAGTCGCACCAAACCACTTCGGACAAAAGTACTTCGGGACAGACTGA